CGCTTTCTCCAACAAGTGCATAAACCTGAACGTGCTTGAATAAATCTAAAATGTCAGAAAGCTTTTTTCCCATACAATATTATTATAAACCAGGATTTCTAATTTCACAATATTCTAATAGCCTGACAAAGTCCAAAGAAAGCCCTGTTTTTATTTCTGAAGGTAAAGAAATCGGATTATCGTCTGGAATTGTTAGACTATAAGCCTGCAGGTAGTATTCATGATTCAATTCTTTATATTTTGTTTTGATTTGAGTTCCTCCATAGGCTTTGTCGCCTGCAAGAGGATGTCCGTGGATTTTACTCTGCGCACGAATCTGATGTTTCCGGCCGGTTTTAATAACATATTCAACTAAAGTTACCTGCTTATCATTGAGCATTCCATAGGCAAGGGGAGTTGCAGTTGTCTGTGCAGGCTGGCCATCAGCACTCTGCATTACTGTATAAAATCCGTTTTCAAGTTTATCTGCAGAAGCAAGTTTATCTTCCCAAATCTCTTTATTTTCAAGTTTTCCTTCTGCAAGTCCGTAATATTTTTTTTGAATTGTATGATTTTTAATGCCTTCAGAAAACCATTTTGCTCCTTCCAGGCTCAATGAAAAGGCCAGTAAGCCGATTGTATTTCTATCCAGTCTGTGAAGCGGTCCGGGTCGAAAGGAGAGTGATGTATTTTCTGCATCTTTGTTTTTATATTTTGATTGATAATAAGCCAGTACCGCTTTATCCAGTCCATTTTCATTATTATCACTTCCATGAACTGATATTCCATAAGGCTTATTGATTATTAAGATATGCTGATTTTCAAAGACTATATCGAGATTGCAGATAGTTTCTGTGGAATTTTCAAACTTTGGCTCGTAATTATTATTATCAGGATTGCTGTTTATAAGAAACGCAGCGATTGAAATAACATCACCTTCATTTATATGAGAATCTGGCTTGGCTTTCTGCTGATTTACCTTTATAAGACCTTTTCTGAGCAGTTTGTAGATTTCTCCAAGACTTTTATCTTTCAAAAAGATTCTCAGAACCCGGTCAAGTCGTCTGCCGTCGTCATTTTTACCGGTTGTAAAATCCTTAAATTCCATAATTTCTAATTATATGTATTTTAACAAAATCTACTAGTAAATTTACCTTTTCAATGGTAAAATATTATATATTTTTTTAATTTGGTTTATTATGACAGAAGATATTTCTTTTACTCAGCAATTCATACTTTTTTTTCATAATCCTATTTTTCTATCATGTATATTCAGCTGGCTTGGAGCACAATTTTTAAAAACAGCAATAAATCTTATTTATGGACGTATTCATTCATTTTCAGAATTACTTGAAGTTATGATCTGGCGTACTGGAAGTATGCCGTCCAGTCATTCAGCTCTTGTTACAGCACTCTGTGTAACAATAGGTTTCCGTCATGGATTTCATTCTGATTTGTTTGTTTTTTCTCTATGTTTTTTCCTTGTAGTAATTAGAGATGCATTTGGAGTACGCCGTTCCAGTGGTATTCAGGCTAAAAAACTCAATGAAATTGGAAATGAATTAAAAGATAAAGATATCTTAAACAACTATAAAACCTTAAAAGAGGTAGATGGACATACTCCAATGGAAGTTCTTTGCGGTTGTCTTGTAGGATTCTTTATTGCACTTTCATTTTCATTATTAAAGTAGTTTGCCATGAATAAATATATAAAGTTCAGCTCACCGTTAGTTTTTCTTATATCACTTATTCTTATACTTGCATTTAAAACAGTCCCATCTGGAAAACTCTGGAAAAATTATTCTGTAATCTGTGTTCCGGTTAATACTCCTGATTCTCTTGTAATTTCTGCAATCGAAAAGGCAGGAATCAAAAATCAGATTTCACTTTCCGGTCAGTATCTTCCAATTTTACTTTCTGAAAATTCAATTGAAGTTTCAATTCTCAGACTGAATTATATGAGTTCACAATATGCATATCTTAATAAAAGAAATGCAATGTTTTTTGATAAATCTCAGTCTTACAGATTGTATTATATTCCAGGCATTTATAATTCAGAAACTACAACTCTTATAAAACTTCTGGAAAATGAAGGAATCGAATGCATTAAAGACAGCTCGGCAGATTATCCGTGGCTTTTACCTTTTATTGGTTTACTGTTGGCTTTAATGCTATTTCTTTTTGTTAGAAATAAACTTCCTTTTTTGTGCAGTATCATTATTCCTTTGATTTTCCTTTACTGTAATCCATTTTATCCTGTAGCGACAGCAACCTGTCTTATGCTTCTTTGTCTGTTCTTTACAGCGAATGTGTGGAGAAGAAGAGGGGCAGTTTCTATTCTTTTAAGCAGACATTCAGCACCAGCTATGCTTGCAATAGCTTTTATCTGTGCTTTCTCAAGTTCAATAGCATCAGGATTTTTGTTTATACTTGCTGTTATCGGAACTATTTCATCGTTAATTCTTTGTCATTTAGTTGTGGATTTCTTCAGAAACAAAAAGCCATTTGTTCCAGTTTATATTCGTTCTGCAAAACGTGTATCTTTATTTGCAGGTAAGTCGTTTATATCTATGAGTATTGTAACTGGAGCAGTTGTGCTTTTTATTATCATGATATTTATTACCTCGTCAGGTTCAATTCATACAAGTTCCTCTAAGCTCTTATTTCCGGGAAAAGCTTATATTGCAGAAGATTCGCTTCCTCAGTTTGAAGATTATTATCAATGGAACTGGAATGTTATGACTGCACCTTATAAATCTTTAAACGGTGATATTTCTAAGGCTGAAGATACAGTTGCTTTTTCTTCTTTTGTAGAAAATGAACAGACTGGAATTATAAGTGAACAGACAAATATAATGAAATATGATAATGACTTCCGCCAGGATGTCTATGACAGCATTGATAAACTTCAGTTTGACTCAGTTGAAAAGCTGATGAAATCTGAAGGTGAAGATTTTTGCGGAGGATATACAGCAACATCTTCTTACCAGATAAATTTATTTGGTATAATTATGTGCTTTCTTTGTCTTTTTATATTACTTTTTATCTATTTTTCCATTATTATAAGAAAAGGTATAAATAAATGAAATCAAATAATCCTGTTGTTTCATCAATTATAAAAAACTATAACACTTCTCAAAAAGCATTTTTACCTAAAGTCGTAACAATTCCATTATCACAGGAAAGTGAATCCTGCTATACCTCTATTGTAAAGCCAGGCGATACTGTAAAAGAGGGTGATGTTATTGCACAGACAGAGATTTCCAAGGGCTGGACAAGTTCACTTCATTCATCAGTTCCAGGAAAAGTTTTATCTACACAGGCTTGTTTTTCTCCAAATGGCCGGCAGGAATTTGCAATCAACATTAAATTTGGAGGAGCGTTCTCTTATTTAGGAAAAACACATCAGGAAATGAAACCTGAAGATTATTCTCAATCTGATATTTCAAAAAAACTTATAAAGAACGGTGTAGTTAATACATTTAAAACAGAGGTTCCTGAGAATCTCGGTGTTCAGATAGAAAAAATCAATGAAAAAAAAGAACAGCATAATCTTGTTGTTCGTCTTTTTGATGAAGATCCTTACAGAATAACAGATTCTCTGATTTCTAAATTTTACTTTGATGAAATAGTAAAGGGTGCACGAATTGTTGCAAAGGCTATCAATGCTAAAGGAATTGTTTTTGCAATAGATCATAAATCAGATTCAAAGGATTGGGCAAAGAATCCTGATTATAAAGATATCTATCAGCTTGAAATGAAGATTCAGCGCTATCCATGTGGAACTCCACGCGAAATTGTTTCTGCTTTTGTTCGAGGTCCGTTAAACAGATTGTGTAATTTTACTCTTACTAAGGCTGATCTTTTTACAGATTCTTCTACAATGTATGAAGTTTATAAAGCAGCGGCCCTTTCTATTCCTTGTGTAGACCGTCTCGTCCATTTTTCCGGTAACTGTCTCAATGCATCATGTATGCTCGACGTAAAACTCGGTACAAAATTACGGGATCTTATTCCGCAGATTGGCGGTTTTATAAAAGAACCGGCTCACATAATAATCAACGGCATGTTATGCGGAACTTCAGTTAAGAG
The Treponema bryantii DNA segment above includes these coding regions:
- a CDS encoding RluA family pseudouridine synthase; this translates as MEFKDFTTGKNDDGRRLDRVLRIFLKDKSLGEIYKLLRKGLIKVNQQKAKPDSHINEGDVISIAAFLINSNPDNNNYEPKFENSTETICNLDIVFENQHILIINKPYGISVHGSDNNENGLDKAVLAYYQSKYKNKDAENTSLSFRPGPLHRLDRNTIGLLAFSLSLEGAKWFSEGIKNHTIQKKYYGLAEGKLENKEIWEDKLASADKLENGFYTVMQSADGQPAQTTATPLAYGMLNDKQVTLVEYVIKTGRKHQIRAQSKIHGHPLAGDKAYGGTQIKTKYKELNHEYYLQAYSLTIPDDNPISLPSEIKTGLSLDFVRLLEYCEIRNPGL
- a CDS encoding divergent PAP2 family protein, translating into MTEDISFTQQFILFFHNPIFLSCIFSWLGAQFLKTAINLIYGRIHSFSELLEVMIWRTGSMPSSHSALVTALCVTIGFRHGFHSDLFVFSLCFFLVVIRDAFGVRRSSGIQAKKLNEIGNELKDKDILNNYKTLKEVDGHTPMEVLCGCLVGFFIALSFSLLK
- a CDS encoding 4Fe-4S dicluster domain-containing protein, translating into MKSNNPVVSSIIKNYNTSQKAFLPKVVTIPLSQESESCYTSIVKPGDTVKEGDVIAQTEISKGWTSSLHSSVPGKVLSTQACFSPNGRQEFAINIKFGGAFSYLGKTHQEMKPEDYSQSDISKKLIKNGVVNTFKTEVPENLGVQIEKINEKKEQHNLVVRLFDEDPYRITDSLISKFYFDEIVKGARIVAKAINAKGIVFAIDHKSDSKDWAKNPDYKDIYQLEMKIQRYPCGTPREIVSAFVRGPLNRLCNFTLTKADLFTDSSTMYEVYKAAALSIPCVDRLVHFSGNCLNASCMLDVKLGTKLRDLIPQIGGFIKEPAHIIINGMLCGTSVKSLDIPITKYVKSVEFLSKKKNSDEQIYSCINCGNCRFACPVKLSPDILYNHTINFKLLKETYAASSLACIECGLCNTVCPARLPLCQTIKVLKNKIKE